Proteins encoded in a region of the Suncus etruscus isolate mSunEtr1 chromosome 1, mSunEtr1.pri.cur, whole genome shotgun sequence genome:
- the NXPH1 gene encoding neurexophilin-1 — translation MQAACWYVLLLLQPTLYLVSCTNLTNGGKSELLKSGSSKSTLKHIWTESSKDLSISRLLSQTFRGKENDTDLDLRYDTPEPYSEQDLWDWLRNSTDLQEPRPRAKRRPIVKTGKFKKMFGWGDFHSNIKTVKLNLLITGKIVDHGNGTFSVYFRHNSTGQGNVSVSLVPPTKIVEFDLAQQTVIDAKDSKSFNCRIEYEKVDKATKNTLCNYDPSKTCYQEQTQSHVSWLCSKPFKVICIYISFYSTDYKLVQKVCPDYNYHSDTPYFPSG, via the coding sequence GTCTCATGTACCAACTTAACAAATGGTGGAAAatcagaacttctaaaatcaggAAGCAGCAAATCCACACTAAAGCACATATGGACAGAAAGCAGTAAAGACTTGTCTATCAGCCGACTCCTGTCACAGACTTTTCGCGGCAAAGAAAATGATACAGATTTAGACCTACGCTATGACACCCCAGAACCTTATTCTGAGCAAGACCTCTGGGACTGGCTGAGAAACTCCACAGACCTTCAAGAACCTCGGCCCAGGGCCAAGAGAAGGCCCATTGTCAAGACGGGCAAGTTTAAGAAAATGTTTGGATGGGGTGATTTTCATTCCAACATCAAAACAGTGAAGCTTAACCTGTTGATAACAGGGAAAATTGTGGATCATGGCAATGGAACTTTTAGTGTTTACTTCAGGCATAATTCCACTGGTCAAGGGAATGTATCTGTCAGTCTGGTGCCCCCGACTAAGATAGTGGAATTCGACTTGGCACAACAAACGGTGATTGATGCCAAAGATTCCAAGTCCTTTAACTGTCGCATTGAATATGAAAAAGTTGACAAGGCTACTAAGAACACACTCTGCAACTATGACCCTTCAAAAACCTGTTACCAGGAGCAGACACAAAGTCATGTGTCCTGGCTCTGTTCCAAGCCCTTTAAGGTGATCTGTATTTACATTTCCTTTTATAGTACAGATTATAAACTAGTACAGAAAGTGTGTCCTGACTACAACTACCACAGTGACACACCTTACTTTCCTTCGGGGTGA